CCCACTTCGCGAACAGCAGCGAAGCGCCGGCGACCAGGGTGCACGCGGATTTCAGGCCGGCGTCGATCTGCTCGGGCGTCAGGGGCGCGGGGCGTTTCTCCTCCTCCGCGCAGTTGATGCGCTCGATGAACAGGTCCGCGGGCGCTTCCTTTTCCCGGTCGAGAAAGGTTTGCCGCACGATGAGCATGCCGGTCTCGGGCTGCATCGGCAGCCAGTTGCCGTCATGAGGCGTGCTGCTGAGAATCAGTTCGAAGCGCCCTTCGGCATCGGTTTCGATGTCCGCCGCTTCGATGTATCCAGTGGGGGGCAGGCCGCCCCCCTGGCCGTAGTGCCCGGCCTGGGTGCCGAAGCTGAGGTATTTCACCGTGTTGCGCCTGCCGGAAATCCGGTAGTCGAAATCGCCCCGGATGGCGGCGGTCTGGTAATAGTTGTCGGGATTGTCGGCGCCGAGCTTGACGGTTTCGTGGGCGACGCGGTGCAGCACCGGCCCCCGGGGGTCGGCGTACTCGACAAAGGCCATCAGGCCGCCGCGCAGAAGCCGGCTCAGGTAGCGGTAGCCTTCCGCCTGGTTGAACGGGTCCCGGGGAGCGCCGGGGAAATTCAGGGCCGCGCCGGCCGCCTTCAGGGTGTCGCAGAACTCGTCCCAGGCCCGGCCGCTGACGATGCGCTGCTCGGCCAGGTCGGCGGGTGTTTTCCCGCGCAGCTTCAACATCACGAGCGACGCCCTTCGAAAGAACGCGAGCAGCGCGACCGCGAGTTTTCTCATCGTGCGTATCCCTTCCGCCGCCGTGTTCAGCGGGACGATGCGTATCATACAATCGCCCTTCGATCACGTCCGAAGAGAGGAAGTCGACATGACCGAATCTGATGTAGCGCCGCGTGTCGCGGCGTATACGCGGATGGATGAGGGCACGGTGGACGACTACGCCCTGCAGAGCGAACTTGCCGAGCCTTTCATCGCCCGTACCGGCGAAAGGGTGCTGGCCTACCTGGAAGGTTTGGCCGGAGGGCT
This genomic interval from Gemmatimonadota bacterium contains the following:
- a CDS encoding DUF1214 domain-containing protein, coding for MIRIVPLNTAAEGIRTMRKLAVALLAFFRRASLVMLKLRGKTPADLAEQRIVSGRAWDEFCDTLKAAGAALNFPGAPRDPFNQAEGYRYLSRLLRGGLMAFVEYADPRGPVLHRVAHETVKLGADNPDNYYQTAAIRGDFDYRISGRRNTVKYLSFGTQAGHYGQGGGLPPTGYIEAADIETDAEGRFELILSSTPHDGNWLPMQPETGMLIVRQTFLDREKEAPADLFIERINCAEEEKRPAPLTPEQIDAGLKSACTLVAGASLLFAKWARDFRKHSNSLPMFDPDVSLAAGGDPNIVYYHSHWAVAEDEALLIEVMPPECEHWNFQLNNYWMESLDYRYHTIHTNKHLAHYEPDGSIRLVVAHRNPGLPNWLDTAGHTSGTMCFRWIRAKDHPQPATRVVNVTGLARGSS